A window of Komagataeibacter medellinensis NBRC 3288 contains these coding sequences:
- the hslO gene encoding Hsp33 family molecular chaperone HslO, producing MTTTPPSPAFLDASRPDTPDLVVPQGILPFYLDQRPVRGRLVRPGVLTDTLLTRHDNPDVVLQLAGEALALVAALASSLKFQGSFSLQAKGDGPVELLLADCTDSGALRFHARSDDAQVAELLKTTPNPTAAQLLGKGYIAFSVDQGPDTDIHQGIVEMNGESLSEMSAHYFATSEQHACWIRLFCEKTLSGWRAGALVMEKIATDGGVDSTLTSEEGEDAWETAVTLASTLTAREVLDDSLSSADLLYRLFHAEGLMAGQPRALAFGCRCSRARLSGILETFPLDDLDHMDQDGTITMHCSFCNHSFHFQRDEIGGRAA from the coding sequence ATGACCACCACGCCTCCCTCCCCCGCATTCCTTGATGCCAGCCGCCCGGATACACCCGATCTGGTCGTGCCGCAGGGGATCTTGCCGTTCTATCTGGACCAGCGCCCCGTACGCGGCAGGCTGGTGCGCCCCGGTGTGCTGACCGACACCCTGCTGACCCGCCATGACAACCCCGATGTAGTGCTGCAACTGGCGGGGGAGGCACTGGCGCTGGTCGCGGCCCTTGCATCATCGCTCAAATTCCAGGGCTCCTTCTCCCTTCAGGCCAAGGGCGATGGACCGGTGGAACTGCTGCTGGCGGACTGCACCGATTCGGGTGCGCTGCGCTTCCATGCCCGTTCGGATGATGCGCAGGTAGCCGAACTGCTGAAAACCACACCCAACCCCACGGCGGCCCAGCTACTGGGCAAAGGCTATATCGCCTTCAGTGTGGATCAGGGGCCGGATACCGATATCCATCAGGGCATTGTCGAGATGAATGGCGAGAGCCTGTCCGAAATGTCGGCCCATTACTTTGCCACCAGTGAACAGCATGCCTGCTGGATCAGGCTGTTCTGCGAAAAAACGCTGTCTGGCTGGCGCGCGGGCGCGCTGGTGATGGAAAAGATCGCAACCGATGGGGGCGTCGACTCCACACTAACGTCAGAAGAAGGCGAGGACGCCTGGGAGACCGCCGTCACCCTCGCCTCCACGCTGACGGCGCGCGAGGTGCTGGATGACAGCCTTTCCTCAGCCGACCTGCTGTACCGCCTGTTTCACGCCGAAGGGCTGATGGCGGGCCAGCCACGCGCGCTGGCGTTTGGCTGCCGGTGCTCACGCGCCCGGCTGTCGGGCATTCTGGAAACATTCCCACTTGATGATCTGGACCACATGGACCAGGACGGTACGATCACCATGCACTGTTCGTTCTGCAACCACAGCTTCCATTTCCAGCGCGACGAGATTGGTGGCCGGGCGGCCTGA
- a CDS encoding RodZ family helix-turn-helix domain-containing protein has product MRPNRSPLRILPSRRTLRVVLAASLPFLALATMSEHAYCRKHAEEPTTFEGPQYGDTPPLNLNIASLSIVDRGQPGLVPGDLSGRAPNPPDELLKQLAHNRLLTAGSGGEGVFTIDRASILHEPGGILDGQLNVHLDVTSADGRRTGYAVAQVTRSYDPKKKHGNSDTPQNLNALTNMMLQDMNQELENQIRTNLGNWLVTPQAPGSVAAQPLDGSDSAPTTSTGDTMTIGGGPTTDHPETAATPALPKPARPKMADQGPDAIFPTGYSSDDADSAAPATPQLRSPPPGNLTLPGSN; this is encoded by the coding sequence ATGCGACCGAACCGTTCGCCGCTTCGCATCCTGCCATCACGCCGCACCCTGCGCGTGGTACTGGCAGCCAGCCTGCCTTTCCTTGCGCTGGCCACCATGAGCGAGCACGCTTACTGCCGTAAACATGCCGAGGAACCGACCACATTCGAGGGGCCGCAATATGGCGATACCCCGCCGCTGAACCTCAATATCGCCTCACTCTCCATCGTGGACCGGGGCCAGCCGGGGCTGGTGCCGGGCGACCTGTCGGGCCGTGCGCCCAATCCGCCCGACGAACTGCTCAAGCAGCTTGCCCATAACCGACTGCTGACCGCGGGCAGCGGGGGGGAAGGCGTGTTCACCATCGACCGCGCGTCCATCCTGCATGAACCCGGCGGCATACTGGACGGGCAGCTCAACGTGCATCTGGACGTGACTTCCGCCGATGGCAGGCGAACCGGCTACGCCGTGGCCCAGGTCACGCGCTCCTATGATCCCAAGAAAAAGCACGGCAACAGCGATACACCCCAAAACCTGAATGCCCTGACCAACATGATGCTGCAGGACATGAACCAGGAACTGGAAAACCAGATCCGCACCAACCTGGGCAACTGGCTGGTCACGCCACAGGCGCCCGGCAGTGTTGCCGCCCAGCCTCTTGATGGCAGCGACAGCGCACCGACCACCAGCACAGGCGACACCATGACCATTGGCGGTGGCCCGACCACTGACCACCCCGAGACAGCGGCCACACCTGCCCTACCAAAACCGGCAAGGCCCAAAATGGCCGACCAGGGGCCTGACGCCATCTTCCCCACCGGCTACTCCTCCGATGATGCGGACAGCGCCGCCCCGGCAACCCCGCAACTCCGCTCCCCGCCACCGGGCAACCTGACCCTGCCCGGCAGCAACTGA
- a CDS encoding protein-disulfide reductase DsbD family protein: MSVPYQWLVSILCMVLLVAPAARAAQSAAVTSPRATVTLVTDDDTYQPGRALHVGLQMHLAPGWHTYWLNPGDAGEATTLAVTAHGGAGGQASIIEWPVPRVLHDGPLTSYAYTGDVLLPVTLMPMQAEGDGPLTLSAVADWLVCAEVCVPEHGAFTLVLPRGAPQPSAQAADFARASAQRPVASPFAARLSPTGLLQLSGRGLSADAVTAAWFMPDVSGAIDQDVDQPLVVDEGAVQLALHPGPEFHNGANLSGIVVLRDGMGRERGLSVRPVVGAVQPLAPPAVAGRQASGIGMLVIMAFAGGLILNLMPCVFPVLAMKVLALERMARGERRAALGGAAAYAAGVVGSFVVLGGAVAALRVAGQQAGWGFQFQSVGFVITICLLLFAVALNLLGVFTIGLRLMGVGNALPAHAGDFLTGVLAVVLASPCTAPFMGAAVAGALAASPFVGLLVFAALGVGLAAPYLLLAAMPGLLGWLPRPGRWMETVRNLLAVPVLATCVWLAWVARLEGGTDALYLLGVGLVLVGFGCWCLRRATTMDLLDAMQGRAGLYRAAAILSLLVAFVGGGVVPPGSVHDHGADRVADGSSAFSPTRLAELRRQGRPVFVDMTAAWCISCLVNERVALSTHAVQAAFARQGVVYMKGDWTLRDAAITAFLQAHGRDGVPFYVYYPAHGAEVVLPEILSPGIVLHEIGADG, from the coding sequence CTGTCGGTGCCCTATCAGTGGCTTGTATCGATCCTGTGCATGGTGCTGCTTGTCGCACCGGCCGCGCGTGCCGCGCAGAGCGCGGCCGTAACCAGCCCGCGTGCAACCGTCACGCTGGTTACGGATGATGACACCTACCAGCCCGGCCGCGCGCTGCATGTGGGCCTGCAGATGCACCTTGCGCCCGGTTGGCACACTTACTGGCTTAACCCCGGCGATGCGGGGGAGGCGACCACGTTGGCCGTCACCGCGCATGGCGGTGCGGGTGGGCAGGCCAGCATCATTGAATGGCCTGTGCCGCGCGTGCTGCATGACGGTCCGCTGACCTCCTATGCCTATACCGGCGATGTACTGCTGCCGGTCACCCTTATGCCTATGCAGGCAGAAGGGGATGGTCCGCTCACGCTCAGTGCCGTGGCAGACTGGCTGGTCTGTGCCGAGGTCTGCGTGCCCGAGCACGGGGCATTCACCCTTGTCCTGCCACGCGGTGCGCCACAGCCTTCGGCGCAGGCGGCGGATTTTGCCCGCGCCAGCGCGCAGCGCCCCGTGGCCTCGCCCTTTGCTGCCCGGCTTTCGCCCACCGGGCTTTTGCAGCTTTCAGGGCGTGGCCTGTCGGCCGATGCGGTCACGGCGGCGTGGTTCATGCCCGACGTGTCCGGCGCGATCGATCAGGATGTGGACCAGCCATTGGTGGTGGACGAGGGCGCCGTGCAGCTTGCCCTGCATCCTGGGCCGGAATTTCATAACGGCGCCAACCTGTCGGGTATCGTGGTGCTGCGTGATGGTATGGGACGTGAGCGTGGCCTTTCGGTCCGGCCGGTAGTGGGCGCTGTCCAGCCGCTTGCGCCACCGGCGGTGGCGGGCAGGCAGGCCAGCGGTATCGGGATGCTGGTCATCATGGCCTTTGCGGGCGGGTTGATCCTCAACCTCATGCCCTGCGTGTTCCCGGTACTGGCCATGAAGGTGCTGGCGCTGGAGCGCATGGCACGTGGGGAACGCCGGGCAGCGCTTGGTGGAGCCGCGGCCTACGCGGCGGGTGTTGTGGGGTCGTTCGTGGTGCTGGGGGGCGCTGTTGCGGCCCTGCGGGTTGCAGGCCAGCAGGCGGGGTGGGGGTTCCAGTTCCAGTCCGTGGGGTTTGTCATCACGATCTGCCTGCTGCTGTTCGCGGTTGCCCTTAACCTGCTTGGGGTCTTTACCATCGGGCTGCGGCTTATGGGGGTGGGTAATGCCCTGCCCGCACATGCGGGGGATTTCCTGACCGGTGTGCTGGCGGTGGTGCTGGCATCGCCCTGCACGGCGCCCTTCATGGGGGCGGCAGTGGCCGGGGCGCTTGCGGCTTCGCCGTTTGTGGGGCTGCTGGTCTTTGCCGCCCTTGGCGTGGGGCTGGCTGCCCCCTACCTGCTGCTGGCCGCCATGCCGGGGCTGCTGGGCTGGCTGCCCCGGCCAGGACGGTGGATGGAAACCGTACGCAACCTGTTGGCCGTGCCCGTTCTGGCTACCTGCGTCTGGCTGGCCTGGGTGGCCCGTCTGGAAGGAGGCACGGATGCGCTCTACCTGTTGGGGGTGGGGCTGGTGCTGGTTGGTTTTGGCTGCTGGTGCCTGCGGCGCGCCACGACCATGGACCTGCTTGATGCCATGCAGGGCCGGGCGGGGCTGTATCGGGCTGCGGCTATCCTTAGCCTGCTGGTTGCTTTCGTGGGGGGGGGCGTCGTGCCGCCGGGCAGCGTGCATGACCATGGGGCGGACCGGGTAGCGGACGGGAGTTCGGCCTTCTCTCCCACCCGACTTGCCGAACTGCGCCGGCAGGGTCGCCCCGTGTTTGTGGACATGACGGCAGCATGGTGCATCTCATGTCTGGTGAATGAGCGCGTGGCCCTGTCCACCCACGCGGTGCAGGCGGCATTCGCGCGGCAGGGCGTTGTGTACATGAAAGGCGATTGGACGCTGCGCGATGCAGCGATTACCGCCTTCCTGCAGGCCCATGGCCGCGATGGAGTGCCGTTCTATGTCTATTATCCCGCTCATGGGGCAGAGGTGGTACTGCCGGAGATTCTCTCCCCCGGCATTGTGCTGCACGAGATCGGTGCGGATGGCTGA
- the hrpB gene encoding ATP-dependent helicase HrpB — MAFDPTLQNRLDTLVADASSTLPVAAALPALRDVLEHAANAVLVAPPGAGKTTLVPLALLAAPWRGDGRIVMLEPRRLATRAAAQRMAELVDEPLGGLVGYRTRLDGATSAQTRIEVITEGLLVRRLLSDPMLEGVACVIFDEIHERSVDADAALAFCLDLQRSLRPELKLVAMSATMDGAALSRRMDAELVESAGRMFPVETRHALRDLIHRRDLPDAMAAAIRTAIAQEEGDVLAFLPGVGEIQRTRTLLAGINADVLPLYGELPPAEQDLALSPHPDGRRRVILSTSIAETSLTVPGVRIVVDGGFRRVPRLDVGTGLTRLDTVRISRAAANQRAGRAGRVAPGTAIRLWTEMTTRAMPPHDQPEMMEAELTGLRLDTAAWQDAMGTDPADLPFPDTPPNGAFESGRSLLQALGALDDNARITPEGTRMAALGAHPRLAAMMLAARTASERALACDIAALLEERDPLRPRRPAGGSRNAPPAAPADIRLRLDLLAGGDHPDADRAALSRIRHAARQYRRRLGLGRDIAAGGDPAALIAAAFPDRVAQSRGDAGSFRLAGGGSARLAKTDELARTALLAVAGMHVRKTAEICLAAPLDRDNLPPTLLARTHEQVETTLDPITGSVLARRRLRLGNLILRDRTVTASTDEVSALLCQQAAQNLAASLTWSDACHQLQARVELARTRLDRPDLPDLSNAALAATTDTWLAPWLAGVNRLSTLAEMDLLAMLRATMDHASLKWLDHTLPTHLDLPGGRVGIDYLQPVPVASARAQTFYGVTDTPRIAGGGVDLRIALLSPAGRPQAITADLAGFWAGSWADMRRDMRGRYPRHDWPENPATASPPPPRQPRRP, encoded by the coding sequence ATGGCTTTCGACCCGACCTTGCAAAACCGACTTGATACCCTTGTGGCGGATGCATCCAGCACGCTGCCCGTTGCCGCCGCCCTGCCCGCGCTGCGCGATGTGCTGGAACACGCCGCCAATGCCGTGCTGGTCGCCCCGCCGGGGGCTGGCAAGACTACTCTGGTGCCGCTGGCCCTGCTTGCCGCCCCATGGCGTGGCGACGGGCGGATCGTCATGCTTGAACCCCGCAGGCTGGCCACACGGGCGGCCGCCCAGCGCATGGCGGAACTGGTGGATGAGCCACTGGGCGGGCTGGTGGGCTATCGCACCCGGCTGGATGGCGCGACATCAGCACAGACGCGCATTGAGGTGATAACCGAGGGCCTGCTGGTGCGCCGCCTGCTGTCCGACCCCATGCTGGAGGGGGTGGCGTGCGTCATATTTGATGAAATCCATGAACGTTCGGTCGATGCGGATGCCGCCCTGGCCTTCTGCCTTGACCTGCAGCGCAGCCTGCGGCCCGAACTGAAACTTGTCGCCATGTCCGCCACCATGGATGGCGCGGCCCTGTCGCGCCGCATGGATGCCGAACTGGTGGAAAGCGCGGGCCGGATGTTTCCCGTGGAAACCCGCCACGCGCTCCGCGATCTTATCCACCGCCGCGACCTGCCCGATGCCATGGCAGCCGCCATCCGCACCGCCATTGCGCAGGAGGAAGGCGATGTGCTGGCCTTCCTGCCCGGTGTGGGCGAGATCCAGCGCACGCGCACCCTCCTGGCCGGGATCAATGCCGACGTGCTGCCGCTTTATGGTGAACTGCCGCCAGCCGAGCAGGATCTGGCCCTGTCCCCCCACCCCGATGGGCGCAGGCGGGTGATCCTGTCCACATCGATTGCCGAGACATCTCTGACCGTGCCGGGCGTACGCATTGTGGTTGATGGCGGTTTTCGCCGCGTACCCCGGCTGGATGTGGGCACAGGGCTGACACGACTCGATACGGTGCGCATTTCGCGCGCGGCGGCCAACCAGCGCGCGGGCCGTGCGGGGCGCGTGGCGCCGGGCACGGCTATCCGGCTATGGACGGAAATGACCACCCGCGCCATGCCACCCCATGACCAGCCCGAAATGATGGAAGCCGAACTGACCGGCCTACGGCTGGATACAGCGGCGTGGCAGGATGCCATGGGCACGGACCCTGCCGACCTCCCCTTCCCCGACACCCCCCCCAATGGCGCATTCGAATCCGGGCGTAGCCTGCTCCAGGCCCTGGGTGCGCTGGATGACAATGCACGCATTACCCCCGAGGGCACCCGCATGGCAGCCCTTGGCGCCCACCCGCGTCTTGCCGCCATGATGCTGGCCGCGCGCACCGCATCGGAGCGCGCACTGGCCTGCGATATCGCGGCCCTGCTGGAAGAACGCGACCCGCTGCGCCCCCGCCGCCCCGCAGGTGGCAGCAGGAATGCGCCACCTGCGGCCCCTGCCGATATCCGCCTGCGGCTGGACCTGCTGGCCGGTGGCGACCACCCTGATGCTGACCGCGCGGCCCTGTCACGTATTCGCCATGCTGCCCGGCAGTACCGCAGGCGACTGGGGCTGGGCCGCGACATTGCGGCAGGTGGCGACCCCGCCGCCCTGATTGCCGCCGCCTTCCCCGACCGGGTGGCCCAGTCACGTGGCGATGCCGGGTCTTTCCGCCTGGCGGGTGGCGGCAGCGCACGGCTTGCCAAGACCGATGAACTGGCCCGCACCGCCCTGCTGGCGGTAGCGGGCATGCATGTGCGCAAGACCGCCGAGATCTGCCTTGCCGCCCCGCTGGACCGCGACAACCTGCCGCCCACCCTGCTGGCCCGTACGCATGAACAGGTGGAGACCACGCTCGACCCCATCACCGGCAGCGTTCTGGCCCGGCGCAGGCTGCGGCTGGGCAACCTGATACTACGCGACCGCACGGTTACCGCCAGTACTGATGAAGTCAGTGCCCTGCTGTGCCAGCAGGCGGCCCAGAACCTTGCCGCCAGCCTGACATGGAGCGATGCCTGCCACCAGTTGCAGGCGCGTGTGGAACTGGCGCGCACCCGGCTTGACCGCCCGGACCTGCCCGACCTGTCCAACGCTGCGCTGGCAGCCACCACCGATACGTGGCTTGCCCCATGGCTTGCGGGCGTGAACCGCCTGTCTACCCTGGCAGAGATGGACCTGCTGGCCATGCTGCGCGCCACCATGGACCATGCCAGCCTGAAATGGCTGGACCACACGCTGCCAACCCATCTGGACCTGCCCGGCGGGCGGGTGGGCATCGACTACCTTCAGCCCGTGCCGGTGGCATCGGCCCGTGCCCAGACCTTCTATGGTGTAACAGACACGCCCCGCATTGCCGGTGGCGGTGTGGACCTGCGTATCGCCCTGCTTTCCCCCGCGGGCCGCCCGCAGGCCATCACCGCAGATCTGGCCGGGTTCTGGGCCGGTTCATGGGCGGACATGCGCCGTGACATGCGTGGCCGCTACCCCCGCCACGACTGGCCGGAAAACCCGGCCACCGCCAGCCCGCCACCCCCGCGCCAGCCTCGCAGGCCATAA
- a CDS encoding S1C family serine protease, with the protein MALPLFSDNMRHHERTSLAPYMTRIAMARPACRLLPMLLLGMTGQAVAALAQDGAAASSAVPPNPSLFAPPMPPVVASGPLTFAPLVRQVGPAVVNIAVSQAQDTKVATNSHQPLPPSVKGTPFEHKFRERMRAHGEEMLGAGSGFLIDPGGVIVTNAHVVGGADQITVSLADGTEFPARLVGSDDLTDIAVIQIHAPHPMPFVPWGDSRLVNIGDWIMAAGNPFGLGSSVTAGIVSARGRDIGTSPFDDFFQIDAPINPGNSGGPSFNLAGQVVAVNTAIVSPTGGSVGIGFGLPSEIVAPIVEELRRNGHIDRGWLGVTLADGPGRNGVQIVGIDRNGPAMKAHLHIGDVITAVNDEPIDTSRMLIRSIAAKRPGSTVALHIRRRHDLMSLNACVGHRPDEDMDD; encoded by the coding sequence ATGGCATTGCCGCTTTTTTCAGATAACATGCGTCATCATGAACGTACTTCGCTTGCGCCATACATGACCCGTATCGCCATGGCCCGCCCGGCGTGCCGCCTGTTACCGATGCTGCTGCTGGGCATGACCGGGCAGGCCGTGGCGGCACTGGCGCAGGATGGGGCTGCCGCTTCATCGGCCGTGCCGCCCAATCCCTCGCTGTTTGCTCCGCCCATGCCCCCCGTGGTGGCATCCGGCCCACTGACCTTTGCGCCACTGGTGCGCCAGGTGGGACCGGCAGTGGTGAACATCGCAGTCTCGCAGGCGCAGGATACCAAGGTGGCGACCAACAGCCACCAACCCTTGCCCCCCAGCGTGAAGGGCACGCCGTTCGAGCATAAATTCCGTGAACGCATGCGCGCGCATGGGGAGGAAATGCTGGGGGCCGGCTCGGGCTTCCTGATCGACCCGGGCGGGGTGATCGTGACCAACGCGCATGTGGTGGGGGGGGCTGACCAGATTACCGTCTCGCTGGCCGATGGCACGGAATTCCCGGCCAGACTGGTTGGCAGCGATGACCTGACGGATATCGCGGTGATCCAGATCCATGCCCCTCACCCCATGCCCTTCGTGCCATGGGGGGACAGCAGGCTGGTCAATATCGGGGACTGGATCATGGCGGCGGGCAACCCGTTCGGGCTTGGCTCCTCCGTTACGGCGGGAATCGTGTCGGCACGCGGGCGCGATATCGGCACCAGCCCGTTTGACGATTTTTTCCAGATAGACGCGCCCATCAACCCCGGCAATTCGGGCGGCCCATCGTTCAATCTGGCGGGCCAGGTGGTGGCGGTGAACACGGCCATCGTCTCACCCACCGGCGGCTCGGTAGGGATCGGGTTTGGCCTTCCGTCCGAAATTGTGGCACCCATTGTGGAAGAACTGCGCCGCAATGGCCATATAGACCGTGGCTGGCTGGGTGTTACACTGGCGGACGGGCCGGGGCGCAACGGGGTACAGATCGTGGGCATAGACCGCAATGGCCCGGCCATGAAGGCGCACCTGCATATTGGCGATGTGATTACCGCCGTGAATGATGAACCAATCGATACGTCCCGCATGCTGATCCGCTCGATCGCGGCAAAGCGGCCGGGATCGACGGTGGCGCTGCATATCCGCCGTCGCCATGACCTGATGAGCCTGAATGCCTGCGTCGGCCACCGCCCCGACGAAGACATGGACGACTGA
- a CDS encoding winged helix-turn-helix domain-containing protein, which translates to MHILVVEDDPTVRNFVAKGLKEAGHLVELTDNGKDGLFMAVSEKFDLIILDRMLPGGIDGVRLLETIRAQNNATPVLLLSALADVDDRVQGLKAGGDDYVTKPFAFSELLARVEALGRRGRTEVAPQTKLELADLEIDLLSRTVRRAGQKIDLQPREFRLLEYLTRHAGQVVTRTMLLEGVWDYHFDPQTNVIDVHVSRLRQKVDKPFGTPLIHTIRNAGYMLRAE; encoded by the coding sequence GTGCATATTCTTGTTGTTGAAGATGACCCCACCGTACGCAATTTCGTGGCCAAGGGCCTGAAGGAAGCCGGGCACCTGGTTGAACTGACCGATAACGGCAAGGACGGCCTGTTCATGGCCGTAAGCGAGAAGTTCGACCTGATCATACTCGACCGCATGCTGCCCGGCGGCATTGACGGCGTGCGCCTGCTTGAGACCATCCGCGCGCAGAACAACGCAACCCCCGTGCTGCTGCTCTCGGCACTGGCGGATGTGGATGACCGCGTGCAGGGCCTCAAGGCAGGGGGCGATGACTACGTGACCAAGCCGTTTGCCTTCAGCGAACTGCTGGCGCGCGTGGAAGCCCTCGGCCGCCGTGGCCGCACCGAGGTAGCACCCCAGACCAAGCTGGAACTGGCGGACCTGGAGATCGACCTGCTTTCGCGCACCGTGCGGCGCGCGGGGCAGAAGATCGACCTGCAGCCGCGTGAGTTCCGCTTACTGGAATACCTGACCCGCCACGCAGGCCAGGTCGTGACCCGCACCATGCTGCTCGAAGGTGTATGGGACTACCACTTCGACCCGCAGACCAACGTGATCGACGTGCATGTCTCGCGCCTGCGCCAGAAGGTGGATAAGCCCTTCGGCACGCCGCTCATCCATACCATCCGCAATGCGGGCTACATGCTGCGTGCGGAATAA
- a CDS encoding sensor histidine kinase — protein MFAMSSILFMSFLWWGTIGFLERQVETAINADARALAERWVMGGLPTLALTIEDRLEQNLDDDAIYLVIDPQGNYLTGNVSAWPGKVQYTDRWYSLPDTRAGLRSMAELHAYNLPGTEQTHTAGQLDSGYRLLVGRDVRARGILRHLLTDSLLWAWVMVTLLAVSGAVLVHRIFRRMVKTVARTTSAIAHGDLSRRMPLVGNGDEMDQVAEAINEMLDRIVRLMDGVRQVSNAIAHDLRTPIARARTQLEDAALHATTPEELRGAIERAVGNLDNVTAVFEALLRIAQIEAGARRSAFMAFDMVPVLLDVADLYEAVAEDHDITLTLDLPEHLPFYGDRSLIQQAVANMLDNAIKFSPSGGKVHLRAQIRELAPGQITGPTGEGMVDLSVSDEGIGMSEADMARATERFFRAEKARNTPGAGLGLSMVRAIVQLHGGRMHLSAHNPGLTVSMALPIAACALSDDGRDCPFPQSISGMTQTSSFPHQHDTHSSVK, from the coding sequence ATGTTCGCGATGTCCTCCATCCTGTTCATGTCCTTCCTGTGGTGGGGCACGATCGGGTTCCTTGAACGGCAGGTGGAGACCGCCATCAACGCCGATGCCCGCGCCCTGGCCGAACGCTGGGTGATGGGCGGCCTGCCCACGCTGGCCCTGACCATCGAGGACCGGCTTGAGCAGAATCTTGATGATGATGCGATCTATCTCGTCATCGACCCGCAGGGGAATTACCTGACCGGCAACGTCTCGGCCTGGCCGGGTAAGGTGCAATACACCGACCGCTGGTATTCCCTGCCCGATACCCGCGCAGGCCTGCGCAGCATGGCTGAACTGCACGCCTACAACCTGCCTGGCACGGAACAGACCCATACGGCGGGCCAGTTGGATAGTGGCTATCGCCTGCTGGTGGGGCGCGATGTGCGCGCGCGCGGCATCCTGCGCCATCTGCTGACCGATTCGCTGCTATGGGCGTGGGTCATGGTCACGCTACTGGCGGTAAGCGGGGCGGTGCTGGTGCACCGCATCTTCCGCCGCATGGTCAAAACCGTGGCGCGCACCACGTCGGCCATTGCCCATGGCGACCTGAGCCGCCGCATGCCGCTGGTGGGCAATGGCGACGAAATGGACCAGGTGGCCGAGGCCATCAACGAAATGCTCGACCGCATCGTACGCCTGATGGATGGCGTACGGCAGGTCTCCAACGCCATTGCCCATGACCTGCGTACCCCCATCGCACGCGCGCGCACCCAACTTGAGGATGCGGCACTCCACGCCACCACGCCAGAAGAATTGCGTGGCGCGATCGAGCGCGCGGTAGGCAACCTGGACAATGTGACCGCCGTGTTCGAAGCCCTGCTGCGCATTGCCCAGATCGAGGCCGGGGCGCGCCGCTCCGCCTTCATGGCGTTCGACATGGTGCCGGTGCTGCTGGATGTGGCCGATCTGTATGAAGCGGTAGCCGAGGATCATGACATCACCCTGACGCTTGATCTGCCTGAGCATCTGCCCTTCTATGGCGACCGCTCCCTGATCCAGCAGGCCGTGGCCAACATGCTGGACAACGCCATCAAATTCTCCCCTTCCGGCGGGAAGGTGCACCTGCGCGCCCAGATACGCGAACTGGCACCCGGACAGATTACCGGGCCTACGGGCGAGGGTATGGTGGACCTGTCGGTCAGTGATGAGGGAATCGGCATGAGCGAGGCCGACATGGCGCGCGCCACAGAACGCTTCTTCCGCGCGGAAAAGGCCCGCAATACGCCAGGAGCCGGGCTGGGCCTATCCATGGTGCGCGCCATCGTGCAGTTGCATGGCGGGCGGATGCACCTGTCGGCGCACAATCCCGGCCTTACGGTCTCGATGGCACTGCCCATTGCCGCCTGCGCGCTGTCGGATGACGGACGGGACTGCCCATTTCCGCAGAGCATATCAGGCATGACGCAAACGTCATCTTTCCCCCATCAGCATGACACACATAGTAGCGTAAAGTGA